The Salegentibacter mishustinae genome includes a window with the following:
- a CDS encoding thioredoxin family protein has protein sequence MIRVITIFFLFIGINSQAQEINWMSMNEALAAQEKEPKKIFMDAYTVWCGPCKMLDKNTFTNNDVIEFVNENYYPVKFNAEGPEEIDFKGQLFKNPQYDPEKKQRRNSPHQLARALKITGYPSLVFFDEEANLIAPIPGYRTPKQLELYLKLFAEDEYKKMTSKEAFAEYQENFEGSFE, from the coding sequence ATGATTAGAGTAATTACCATATTTTTTCTGTTTATAGGAATTAATAGCCAGGCCCAGGAGATTAACTGGATGAGTATGAATGAGGCTCTGGCAGCACAGGAAAAAGAACCTAAAAAGATTTTTATGGATGCCTATACCGTTTGGTGCGGCCCCTGTAAAATGTTAGATAAGAATACTTTTACCAACAACGATGTAATCGAGTTTGTAAATGAAAATTATTATCCTGTAAAGTTTAATGCTGAAGGTCCTGAGGAAATTGATTTTAAAGGACAGCTATTTAAAAATCCGCAATACGATCCTGAAAAGAAACAAAGGAGAAATTCGCCACACCAGTTAGCGAGGGCTTTAAAGATTACCGGCTATCCAAGCCTTGTTTTTTTTGATGAAGAAGCCAATTTAATTGCTCCTATTCCGGGATATAGAACCCCAAAACAGCTTGAGCTTTATTTAAAACTCTTTGCGGAAGATGAATATAAAAAAATGACTTCTAAAGAAGCTTTTGCGGAATACCAGGAAAATTTTGAAGGTTCTTTTGAGTAA
- a CDS encoding ComEC/Rec2 family competence protein — protein sequence MQFLNFTIIKLSIFLILGIITGFSIDLPTNLLFIFFASLFLIFCISFLRARRKIFDDIFFGICTWSLIFTLGIATAYLHQPKNQPQHYINLQTAEADVIQIRVIEILKPNLYNQPYIAEVETIFLGKNSIPAKGKVLLNISKDSIQQDIKSGMKLLVPGKLTNIAEPLNPYRFNYRKFMQKQKVEKQLQLRKTEIQILPHTEKRLLTHISNFREQLIQNLSEAKFSKDELAIMQALLLGQRQDISKEIYDEYAAAGAIHILAVSGLHVGIILLILNWLFTPLNYLKNGLVLKTIILILLMWGFAMLAGLSPSVVRAVTMFSFITIGMQMRRKTSVLNSLFISLFILLLVNPYFIFQVGFQLSYLAVFAIVTIQLKLFKLWQPKFKIVKYFWSLFTVSIAAQIGVLPLSLFYFHQFPGLFFLSNLVVLPVLGLILGLGILVILLALLNLLPDILAEIYGNLIGLMNKFIAWVAGKEDFVFTNIHFNIWQNLSAYLLVFFFILLLYQKNFRNLVFFLCGIVIFQSSMLYSKIQHSTLENIVFHKPRKTMIGIDEPKNFTLYHNLEDRLQDEIRLKDYKTGRNINKIEEKIIPDILNTSMASILIVDSSAVYKLNDFNPDLVLLRDSPKINLERLIRVLKPKIIVADASNYHSYVSRWAKTAKKQKTRFHHTGKNGAFRISTEP from the coding sequence ATGCAATTTTTGAATTTTACCATCATAAAGCTTTCCATATTCCTAATCCTGGGAATCATTACCGGATTTTCTATAGATCTGCCAACAAACTTACTTTTTATATTTTTTGCTTCCTTATTTCTTATTTTCTGTATAAGCTTTTTAAGAGCCCGTAGAAAGATATTCGACGATATCTTCTTCGGAATATGCACCTGGAGTTTGATCTTCACATTGGGAATAGCAACCGCTTATCTTCATCAGCCTAAAAATCAGCCGCAACATTATATCAATCTTCAAACTGCTGAAGCAGATGTCATACAAATTCGTGTCATTGAAATCCTGAAACCCAATCTCTATAACCAGCCATATATCGCTGAAGTAGAAACGATATTTTTAGGTAAAAATTCAATTCCAGCAAAGGGAAAAGTTTTACTCAACATTTCCAAAGATTCTATCCAGCAAGATATAAAGTCAGGAATGAAATTGCTAGTTCCAGGCAAGCTTACAAATATTGCTGAGCCTTTAAATCCCTACCGGTTTAATTACCGAAAGTTTATGCAGAAGCAAAAGGTAGAAAAGCAATTACAGTTGCGAAAAACCGAGATCCAAATTTTACCGCATACAGAAAAGAGGCTGCTAACTCATATTTCTAATTTCAGGGAGCAATTAATCCAAAACCTATCAGAAGCTAAATTCAGCAAAGATGAATTAGCCATAATGCAGGCTTTATTATTAGGGCAACGGCAAGATATTTCAAAAGAAATTTACGATGAATATGCAGCGGCAGGTGCTATTCATATCCTAGCCGTTTCTGGTCTCCACGTTGGGATTATTTTGCTCATTTTAAATTGGCTCTTCACTCCTCTTAATTATCTAAAAAACGGGCTTGTTTTAAAAACCATCATTTTAATTTTATTAATGTGGGGTTTCGCTATGTTGGCAGGACTTTCGCCTTCGGTAGTTCGGGCGGTGACGATGTTTTCTTTTATTACTATTGGGATGCAAATGCGGCGGAAAACCAGTGTTTTGAACAGTTTGTTTATTTCGTTGTTTATTTTACTACTTGTAAATCCTTATTTTATATTTCAGGTTGGTTTTCAACTGAGTTATCTTGCGGTTTTTGCCATTGTCACCATTCAACTTAAACTTTTTAAACTTTGGCAACCAAAGTTTAAAATCGTAAAATATTTTTGGAGTTTATTCACGGTGAGCATCGCTGCGCAAATTGGGGTTTTACCTTTAAGCTTATTTTATTTTCATCAATTTCCGGGTTTATTCTTTCTTTCTAACCTGGTAGTTTTACCGGTTCTGGGACTAATTCTAGGCCTGGGAATTCTTGTTATTCTACTAGCTTTATTAAATCTATTGCCCGACATTCTAGCCGAAATCTATGGAAACCTCATTGGGTTAATGAATAAGTTTATTGCATGGGTTGCAGGGAAAGAAGATTTTGTGTTTACCAATATTCATTTTAATATCTGGCAAAACCTTAGTGCCTATTTATTGGTTTTCTTTTTTATTCTTTTACTCTATCAAAAAAACTTCAGGAATCTAGTTTTCTTTCTTTGCGGAATTGTAATATTTCAAAGCAGTATGCTCTACAGCAAAATACAGCATTCAACTTTAGAAAATATCGTTTTTCATAAGCCCAGAAAAACTATGATAGGTATTGACGAGCCAAAAAATTTCACACTTTACCATAATTTAGAAGACAGGCTGCAAGATGAAATTCGGCTAAAAGATTATAAAACGGGAAGAAATATTAACAAAATTGAAGAAAAGATAATTCCTGATATTCTGAATACTTCCATGGCATCAATTTTAATTGTTGATAGCAGCGCAGTTTACAAGTTGAATGATTTTAATCCAGATTTAGTCTTACTTCGAGACTCCCCTAAAATCAACTTAGAAAGGCTAATTAGAGTTTTAAAGCCTAAAATAATTGTTGCCGATGCGAGCAACTATCATAGTTACGTATCCCGTTGGGCAAAAACCGCCAAAAAACAAAAAACCCGTTTTCACCATACAGGTAAAAACGGGGCTTTTCGCATCTCTACTGAACCATAA
- a CDS encoding C40 family peptidase, with amino-acid sequence MLKVFKSLFLGLFLISLISCGSSRSKVITTKSEENRSERYSRPENPEIQPANEKVYNIISNAKRFEGTRYKYGGTTKRGMDCSGLIYTAFLEEDIAIPRTSRAMSLEGERLYLKEVNPGDLLFFETNKNRKVINHVGLVVEIERDDIYFIHASTSRGVIVSSLSEPYWNGNFVMARRIL; translated from the coding sequence ATGTTGAAAGTTTTTAAATCACTTTTTTTAGGCCTTTTCCTTATAAGCCTTATTTCCTGCGGAAGCTCACGCTCTAAGGTTATCACTACTAAAAGTGAAGAAAATCGTTCAGAGAGATATTCCCGCCCCGAAAATCCTGAAATTCAACCTGCCAATGAAAAGGTTTACAATATTATTTCTAATGCAAAAAGATTTGAAGGCACGCGCTATAAATACGGCGGCACTACAAAGCGAGGTATGGATTGCTCCGGACTTATTTACACCGCATTTTTAGAAGAAGATATCGCCATTCCCAGAACTTCTCGTGCAATGTCTCTGGAAGGTGAGCGTCTTTATTTAAAAGAAGTAAATCCCGGCGACCTACTTTTTTTTGAAACCAACAAGAATCGCAAAGTTATTAATCACGTTGGTTTGGTGGTAGAAATAGAACGTGACGACATCTATTTTATTCACGCCTCTACCTCCCGGGGTGTTATTGTATCCTCTCTTTCTGAGCCATATTGGAATGGTAATTTTGTTATGGCACGTCGCATTTTATAA
- the lpxB gene encoding lipid-A-disaccharide synthase, which translates to MKYYIIAGEASGDLHASNLMRALKENDSQAEFRFWGGDLMQEQGGQLVKHYRELAFMGFVEVLFNLKTILKNISFCKEDISAFNPDAIIFVDYPGFNLRIAKWAREQGYQTHYYISPQIWAWKENRINAIKRDIDHMYVILPFEKEFYEEKHNFPVHFVGHPLIDAIGQKKLPNVPILKKEYDLDERPIIAVLPGSRKQEISKMLEVMLSITPDFPGYQFVIAGAPSQDAEFYAPFIKQKNIKLIMNKTYDVLSLAHAAMVTSGTATLETALFKIPEVVCYKGSYVSYQIARRIVNLDYISLVNLIMNREVVKELIQNDFNTKTLKKEFKKILEHEHRTKIFKDYFELEQKLGGKGASEKTAKLIVKSIQKPGVKARRN; encoded by the coding sequence ATGAAATACTACATTATTGCCGGTGAAGCTTCTGGAGATCTTCACGCATCTAACCTGATGCGCGCTTTAAAAGAGAACGATTCCCAGGCTGAATTCAGGTTTTGGGGTGGCGATCTTATGCAGGAACAGGGCGGGCAGCTGGTAAAGCATTATCGAGAATTAGCTTTTATGGGTTTTGTAGAGGTGCTTTTCAATCTAAAAACCATTCTTAAAAATATTTCCTTTTGCAAGGAAGATATCAGTGCTTTTAATCCTGATGCCATCATTTTTGTAGATTATCCCGGCTTCAATTTAAGGATCGCAAAATGGGCTAGAGAACAAGGCTACCAGACACATTATTATATTTCTCCACAAATCTGGGCCTGGAAAGAAAACAGGATCAATGCGATAAAACGGGATATAGATCATATGTACGTGATATTGCCATTTGAAAAAGAGTTTTATGAAGAAAAACATAATTTTCCGGTTCATTTTGTAGGGCACCCGCTTATTGATGCCATTGGCCAGAAAAAGCTTCCAAATGTACCCATACTAAAAAAAGAGTATGACCTGGACGAAAGACCTATAATTGCCGTTTTACCCGGAAGTCGAAAACAGGAAATTTCAAAAATGCTGGAGGTTATGTTAAGCATAACTCCAGATTTTCCTGGATACCAATTTGTAATTGCAGGCGCACCCAGCCAGGATGCAGAGTTCTACGCTCCTTTTATTAAGCAAAAGAACATCAAACTCATCATGAATAAAACCTATGATGTATTAAGTCTTGCTCACGCGGCTATGGTAACTTCGGGTACAGCGACTTTAGAAACCGCTTTATTTAAAATCCCGGAAGTGGTTTGCTATAAAGGCAGCTATGTTTCCTACCAAATTGCTCGTAGAATTGTAAATTTAGATTATATCTCACTGGTAAACCTCATTATGAATCGAGAGGTAGTGAAGGAGTTAATTCAGAACGATTTCAATACTAAAACACTTAAAAAAGAGTTTAAGAAAATACTGGAGCACGAGCACCGCACCAAAATCTTTAAAGATTATTTTGAATTGGAACAAAAATTAGGCGGAAAAGGCGCCAGCGAGAAAACAGCGAAACTTATTGTAAAATCCATTCAAAAACCTGGAGTTAAAGCCAGGAGAAATTAA
- the surE gene encoding 5'/3'-nucleotidase SurE, translated as MTKKRPLILVTNDDGITAPGIRTLIEVMKELGDVVVVAPDSPQSGMGHAITISDTLFCEQVTIKENYKHKEYSCSGTPADCVKIATQEILHRKPDLCVSGINHGSNSSINVIYSGTMSAAVEAGVEGIPAIGFSLLDYSLNADFEPTKKYVKAITKNVIKNGLPTGVVLNVNIPKLSASEIKGMKVCRQANAHWEEEFDKRTNPQGRDYYWLTGTFVNKDKGEDTDEWALQNGYVSVVPVQFDLTAHHFLDDLNTWELND; from the coding sequence ATGACGAAGAAGAGACCTTTAATTCTAGTAACCAACGACGATGGTATAACCGCCCCCGGGATAAGAACTCTAATAGAAGTGATGAAAGAGTTGGGCGATGTAGTGGTTGTGGCACCCGATAGTCCACAAAGCGGAATGGGACACGCCATCACTATTAGCGACACCTTATTTTGTGAACAGGTAACCATAAAAGAAAATTACAAGCATAAAGAATACAGCTGCTCGGGCACTCCGGCAGATTGTGTGAAGATCGCCACACAGGAGATTCTGCACCGCAAACCCGATCTTTGTGTTAGCGGAATTAACCACGGCTCTAATTCTTCTATAAACGTGATCTATTCTGGAACTATGAGTGCTGCAGTAGAAGCCGGTGTAGAAGGAATTCCCGCTATTGGATTTTCGCTACTGGATTATTCTTTAAATGCAGATTTTGAGCCTACGAAAAAATATGTAAAGGCCATTACCAAAAATGTCATTAAAAATGGTTTGCCAACCGGCGTTGTTCTAAATGTAAATATTCCGAAATTATCTGCCTCAGAAATTAAAGGAATGAAAGTTTGTAGACAGGCGAACGCCCATTGGGAAGAAGAATTTGATAAAAGAACCAACCCGCAGGGACGCGATTATTACTGGCTTACCGGTACATTTGTGAATAAAGATAAAGGGGAAGATACCGATGAATGGGCATTGCAAAACGGCTACGTTTCAGTGGTACCGGTACAATTTGATTTAACCGCTCATCACTTTTTAGACGATTTAAACACCTGGGAGCTTAATGATTAA
- a CDS encoding carboxy terminal-processing peptidase, whose product MKRNLKILVVVLLMAATSCSFTTKKFDDPNKDKLLIDLITYVLNEGHYDARDINDEFSEGVYDKYLEGLDGSKRFFYESDIEEFNAYRDKIDDQIKEKQIDFFDLTYNRLLKRSEEARDIYREILEKPFDFSKTEDINTDFSEAEYVSSKKELKERWRKQLKFSTLITYFDKIEEEEQKKEEDPDYEMKSKEELEKEAREVTLSSLEEYYDFTDDLERKDYFSVYLNSIVEAFDPHTFYFAPQDKDRFDIAMSGKLEGIGARLQKKSDNITITEVISGGPAWRSEELSEGDEILKVQQEDEDDPVSIVGMRLEDAVDLIKGPKDSKVTLTVRKKLMGNIEEITLTRDIVEIEETYAKTAMVQEEGKNFGIINLPKFYFNMEDYEERNAASDIRKDIIRLKEQNMDGLVLDLRNNGGGSLKTVVDIAGLFIEEGPIVQVKSNGQRKDVLSDEDPSVLWDGPLVILVNELSASASEILAAAMQDYKRAIIIGSKQTYGKGTVQNVIDLNRWLRSNEFGDVGALKLTTQKFYRVNGGSTQLEGVKSDVVVPDRYSFVDIGEKDQDNPLPWDKIDPANYRVWDGYVNFEKTITESKERMDTNQQLKLIEQHAKWIKDQSENSFHSLNFEEYASTAERNQEMAKRFDSIKNYKTNLTFTSLPYEEELFQNDTILKEKRDRWHSSLSKDVYVEEAIHVLADMKKNNIRQDKLAKVQD is encoded by the coding sequence ATGAAAAGGAATTTAAAAATCTTAGTGGTAGTGCTACTAATGGCTGCCACTTCCTGTAGTTTCACTACTAAAAAATTTGACGACCCTAATAAAGATAAACTTCTTATAGACCTTATTACTTACGTTCTTAACGAAGGGCACTACGATGCCCGGGATATTAATGACGAATTTTCTGAAGGGGTTTATGATAAATATCTTGAAGGTTTAGATGGGTCTAAACGTTTCTTTTACGAAAGTGACATTGAAGAATTCAATGCTTACCGGGATAAAATAGATGACCAGATCAAGGAAAAGCAAATTGACTTTTTTGATCTGACTTACAACCGACTTTTAAAGCGATCTGAAGAAGCAAGGGATATCTATAGAGAAATCCTTGAAAAACCTTTTGATTTCTCTAAAACAGAAGATATAAATACTGATTTTTCTGAAGCCGAGTATGTTTCTTCTAAAAAAGAACTGAAAGAACGTTGGAGAAAGCAGCTTAAATTTTCTACGCTTATCACCTATTTCGATAAAATTGAAGAAGAAGAGCAGAAAAAAGAAGAAGACCCAGATTACGAAATGAAATCTAAAGAAGAGCTTGAAAAAGAAGCCCGCGAGGTAACTTTAAGTTCTCTAGAAGAGTATTATGATTTTACAGATGATCTTGAGCGTAAAGATTATTTTTCAGTGTATTTAAATTCAATTGTAGAAGCTTTTGATCCTCATACCTTTTATTTCGCCCCTCAGGATAAAGATAGATTTGATATTGCAATGTCTGGTAAATTAGAGGGAATTGGAGCCAGGCTGCAAAAGAAAAGCGATAATATTACCATTACCGAAGTGATTTCCGGCGGTCCCGCCTGGAGAAGTGAAGAGCTTTCTGAAGGAGATGAGATCTTAAAAGTACAGCAGGAAGACGAAGATGATCCTGTGAGTATCGTGGGTATGCGTTTAGAAGATGCTGTAGATTTAATTAAAGGCCCAAAAGACTCTAAAGTGACCTTAACAGTTCGTAAAAAATTAATGGGTAATATTGAAGAGATTACACTTACCCGTGATATTGTTGAAATTGAAGAAACCTATGCTAAGACAGCTATGGTTCAGGAAGAAGGTAAGAATTTTGGGATAATCAATTTGCCTAAATTCTACTTTAATATGGAAGATTATGAAGAGCGGAATGCTGCTTCAGATATCAGAAAAGACATTATTAGATTGAAAGAACAAAATATGGACGGCCTCGTGCTTGACCTTAGAAATAACGGCGGCGGATCCTTGAAAACGGTGGTTGATATCGCCGGACTTTTTATTGAAGAAGGTCCAATTGTTCAGGTAAAATCTAACGGACAAAGAAAAGATGTACTATCAGATGAAGATCCTTCTGTTTTGTGGGATGGCCCGCTTGTGATTTTGGTAAACGAACTTTCGGCTTCAGCTTCAGAAATTCTGGCTGCTGCAATGCAGGATTATAAAAGAGCAATTATTATTGGTAGTAAACAAACCTATGGAAAAGGTACTGTTCAAAATGTGATAGACCTTAATCGTTGGTTAAGAAGTAATGAATTTGGAGATGTAGGAGCGCTTAAATTAACTACCCAAAAGTTTTACAGGGTAAACGGTGGTTCTACTCAATTAGAAGGTGTAAAAAGTGATGTAGTTGTTCCAGACCGTTACAGCTTTGTAGATATTGGGGAAAAAGATCAGGATAATCCTTTACCGTGGGATAAAATTGATCCTGCTAACTACCGTGTTTGGGATGGTTATGTGAACTTTGAAAAAACCATTACTGAAAGTAAAGAAAGAATGGATACCAATCAGCAATTAAAGCTTATAGAACAGCACGCTAAATGGATTAAAGATCAAAGCGAGAATAGTTTCCATTCTCTTAATTTTGAAGAATATGCTTCAACGGCTGAAAGGAACCAGGAAATGGCAAAAAGGTTTGATTCTATAAAAAATTATAAAACTAATCTTACTTTTACTTCTTTGCCCTACGAAGAGGAGTTGTTCCAAAACGATACTATTTTAAAGGAAAAAAGAGATCGCTGGCATTCTAGCTTGAGCAAAGATGTTTATGTAGAAGAAGCAATCCACGTGCTGGCTGATATGAAAAAAAATAATATAAGGCAGGATAAATTGGCCAAGGTTCAGGACTAA
- the rodA gene encoding rod shape-determining protein RodA: MGKSVAGFDWLTILIYLLLVGFGWANIYSASLAESHTSFFEFNQIYSKQGLWIILSFLLIIILLSIEAKFYQRFSSVIYAISLLSLAGLFVFGSTIAGQTAWYQIGPISIQPAEFAKAATALAVAKYLSGIQTNIKDFKHQLRVFLIIGLPMILVLLQPDAGSAMVYFSFAFALYREGLHFAYLLLGFFAATLFVATLAFGPAWVIGGVLLIAVLVYLKNLKRRPNLLKYLFFAAVAIGFSLSVNYVFENVFKQHHRDRFNIVLGKEVDSRGIGYNTNQSEIAIGSGGLFGKGWTEGTQTKGHFVPEQHTDYIFSTVGEEWGFLGSTFILGLFVMLMLRLLYLAERQRSTFTRVYGYGVIGIIFMHFLVNIGMVIGIFPTVGIPLPFLSYGGSGLWAFTILLFIFIKLDSDRMSF, from the coding sequence ATGGGGAAAAGTGTAGCGGGATTCGATTGGCTTACTATTTTAATTTATCTCTTATTAGTTGGATTTGGCTGGGCTAATATTTACTCAGCTTCCCTGGCTGAAAGTCATACCAGTTTTTTTGAATTCAATCAAATATATAGCAAACAGGGACTATGGATCATTTTAAGCTTTCTTTTAATAATTATATTATTATCTATTGAAGCTAAATTTTACCAAAGATTTTCCAGTGTTATTTATGCCATAAGCCTGCTAAGCTTAGCAGGATTGTTTGTTTTTGGTAGCACAATTGCCGGCCAAACTGCCTGGTACCAAATAGGTCCTATTAGTATCCAACCGGCAGAGTTTGCAAAAGCAGCAACTGCACTTGCCGTCGCGAAATACTTAAGCGGCATACAAACCAATATTAAAGATTTTAAGCATCAATTAAGGGTTTTTCTAATAATTGGCCTTCCAATGATCTTAGTGCTGTTACAGCCAGATGCAGGGAGTGCTATGGTATATTTTTCATTTGCTTTCGCCCTTTATCGCGAAGGTCTTCATTTTGCTTATCTATTATTAGGATTTTTTGCAGCTACACTTTTTGTAGCCACTCTTGCTTTTGGTCCCGCGTGGGTTATTGGCGGCGTTTTATTAATCGCTGTATTGGTTTACCTCAAAAACTTAAAGCGAAGACCAAACCTCCTTAAATACCTATTCTTTGCTGCAGTAGCCATAGGATTTTCCCTTTCGGTAAATTATGTTTTTGAAAATGTTTTTAAACAACACCACAGGGATCGTTTTAATATAGTACTGGGCAAAGAAGTGGATTCCCGCGGAATTGGTTATAATACCAATCAAAGTGAAATTGCAATTGGTAGTGGCGGCTTATTTGGAAAAGGCTGGACCGAAGGAACTCAAACCAAAGGGCATTTTGTCCCAGAACAACATACAGACTATATTTTTAGCACCGTAGGAGAAGAATGGGGATTTTTAGGCAGTACTTTTATCCTTGGCCTTTTCGTCATGCTTATGTTACGCCTACTCTACCTTGCAGAACGGCAAAGGTCTACTTTTACCAGGGTTTATGGTTATGGGGTAATAGGAATCATTTTTATGCACTTTCTGGTAAATATAGGGATGGTTATTGGTATCTTCCCTACTGTAGGTATTCCTTTGCCTTTCTTGAGTTACGGAGGCTCGGGTCTTTGGGCATTTACTATCCTACTCTTTATTTTTATAAAACTGGATTCAGATAGGATGTCATTTTAA
- the mrdA gene encoding penicillin-binding protein 2, whose translation MRKLLLYIIIFTTGLIFLARLFYLQIMDDSLAVRSQDNAIEVVYDYPQRGYISDRNGKLMVSNQPSYDVMAIPRNLKPFDTTEFCKILSIEPEELGRRLDKAKIYSPILPSVIIPQLTKAEYAYLQEKMRKYEGFYIQKRSLRDYQVDHSANVLGYIAQVNQKKVNEDPYYISGDLIGRSGVEKVYEELLRGEKGVKYIQKDRFNRDIGPYKDGIYDTLPTKGKDISITIDAELQAYGEKLMKNKRGGIVAIEPESGEILSLVTAPTYDPALLVGRKRSPNYTRLYYDSIAQPLYDRGLLAEYPPGSPFKTLTGLIALQEGVIDTDDRFSCNNGYHYGARRPLGCHSHPSPLNLVPGIAHSCNSYFAQVYRKTIEKYPTPQEGMDTWNKHLQSFGLGQFMGNDLSTGRPGKIPDADYYNRIYNYPTYKWYSTATISNAIGQGEILMTPIQLANMTATIANRGWYYTPHILKEIDGDPIKEEKFTVKNQTTIDREHFDPVVEGMHEVYKNGTARSLQIPGIEIAGKTGTAENYTKIDGKRTQLTDHSIFVAFAPVDNPKIAIAVFVENGYWGSRYAGRIASLMVEKYIKKEITRTDMEDWILNNSLEEEYAKPLSGEPFIINR comes from the coding sequence ATGAGAAAATTACTTCTTTACATTATTATCTTTACCACGGGCCTTATTTTTCTTGCCCGTCTTTTCTATTTACAAATAATGGACGATTCTCTTGCGGTAAGATCGCAGGATAATGCCATAGAAGTTGTTTACGATTATCCGCAACGCGGTTATATTTCTGACAGAAATGGGAAATTAATGGTTTCTAACCAGCCTTCTTACGATGTGATGGCGATTCCCAGAAACCTAAAACCTTTTGACACTACCGAATTTTGTAAGATTCTAAGCATAGAACCTGAGGAACTGGGCCGTCGCCTAGATAAAGCAAAGATCTACTCGCCTATTCTTCCTTCGGTAATTATTCCGCAGCTTACCAAAGCTGAATATGCCTATTTACAGGAGAAAATGCGTAAATATGAAGGTTTCTATATTCAAAAGCGTTCCTTAAGAGATTACCAGGTAGACCACAGCGCAAATGTGCTGGGTTATATTGCACAGGTAAATCAGAAGAAAGTTAACGAAGACCCGTATTATATTTCTGGTGACCTTATTGGCCGAAGTGGTGTAGAAAAAGTTTACGAAGAATTACTACGTGGTGAGAAAGGGGTGAAATACATTCAGAAAGATAGGTTTAACCGGGATATTGGGCCATATAAAGACGGTATTTACGATACATTGCCAACCAAAGGAAAGGATATCAGCATTACCATAGATGCCGAGCTTCAGGCCTATGGAGAAAAATTAATGAAAAACAAACGCGGCGGAATTGTTGCCATAGAGCCAGAAAGCGGTGAAATTCTATCTTTGGTAACTGCTCCCACTTACGATCCGGCATTACTGGTGGGCCGCAAGAGATCTCCCAACTACACCAGACTTTACTACGATTCTATTGCCCAGCCACTTTACGATCGCGGACTTTTAGCCGAATACCCTCCCGGATCTCCTTTTAAAACCTTAACCGGACTAATAGCACTTCAGGAAGGAGTTATAGATACAGACGACAGATTCTCCTGTAATAATGGTTACCATTATGGTGCAAGACGCCCTTTAGGATGCCACTCGCATCCCAGTCCACTTAATTTGGTGCCGGGAATTGCACACTCCTGTAATTCTTACTTTGCTCAGGTTTATCGAAAAACGATAGAAAAATATCCAACTCCGCAGGAAGGAATGGACACATGGAACAAGCACTTACAAAGTTTTGGACTTGGGCAGTTTATGGGGAATGACCTCAGTACCGGTAGACCGGGAAAAATACCCGATGCCGATTATTATAACCGAATTTATAATTACCCAACCTATAAGTGGTACTCTACGGCTACAATTTCTAATGCCATTGGCCAGGGTGAAATTTTAATGACTCCTATTCAATTAGCGAACATGACAGCCACCATTGCCAATCGTGGCTGGTATTATACTCCGCATATTTTAAAAGAAATTGATGGAGACCCTATAAAGGAAGAAAAATTCACGGTGAAGAATCAAACTACTATAGACAGAGAGCATTTTGATCCAGTAGTTGAAGGAATGCACGAGGTTTATAAAAATGGTACCGCCAGAAGTTTGCAAATACCGGGTATTGAAATTGCCGGAAAAACCGGTACTGCTGAAAACTACACAAAAATAGATGGTAAGCGAACCCAACTTACAGATCACTCCATTTTTGTGGCTTTTGCACCGGTAGATAACCCCAAAATAGCAATTGCCGTATTTGTAGAAAACGGATATTGGGGAAGCCGTTATGCAGGAAGAATTGCAAGCCTAATGGTTGAAAAATATATTAAAAAAGAAATAACCCGAACAGATATGGAAGACTGGATCTTAAACAACAGTCTTGAAGAAGAGTATGCAAAACCATTAAGCGGGGAACCTTTTATAATTAATCGATAA